The DNA region CACTTCTCACCTGGAACGTTTTCGTAATGTCTGGTTGATTGCACGCCATTTGATACGCCATCAGGTCTCATTTGCCTGTCAGGAAAAATAATTCTCCACTGATTATATTAATCTGCAGAACTGTAGAGTGTTATGATCATGCGCTTGTTTATTTAAAGGCATGTATAACTGAAACGCCGTATCATTATATTTTGACATCTGCGTTAAGAGCCCAGTTATACTTACATTAAGTCGTTATATGTCACACAGATAATTCATATGATTGTCAAACTTACTCTGTTTCTCCTGAGGAACGAACACCTGAAAGAGTACACGCAGAATCATTACACTTCTTGACAGTCAAGATGTGTATAGACAATGTATGTATCTTTACTTGAATAATTTCCACATTTATTTGGTACCGGTACTCTTGTTTCTTGAAAACATGAACGGTACATTACAAAAGACTACATCAAAGAAAAAGTGATGTTTGCATTGATGGTTTAAAACTTTATCAAAAAGATTTAGCACTAGCGCCTAAAAGAGCAATGCTCGTACCGCAATCCCACTGTTGTTCCTACCATAAGTTTTAAGTTATACATAAACAGAATTTAttcgacccccccccccccccaagattTACTAGGAATACAAATCAGGAAGTATAGCCAAAAATAGTCCAGTTAATCAacaaaaaagagacaaaaacacaACGGTTTCAAATAAGTCGTACAGTTTTTGTTCGGAATAAGAAAAGTAATCTAATGATTTAACATGTCAACTGACATCCGTTAGTACTATACAAAACAAGAGTAAAGCAACAGTAGCAAGAGTATAGATAGCAAATCTATGATATCGCAAAAAAGCgtttttaatttcatataaTTTTTTGCTTCTCCTTGTACTATTGCTTCTCCATTTATGGTCATATGCCCTTGGctatttaaattaataatatttttttcacagttcGTTGTTACCTTGCTTTCGACGACGGAACATGAAAACAACTAGAAGCGCAACTCCCAGTACAACGATAGCTGCGGAGATACCGCCTGCCACGGGACCGGCTAAATCACGGGTGGTACCTGAAGGTACAACAGAAACTGTAAAACACGAATTCATAGTCTTGAAAACCCAGGaagtaaaagtatatatatatatatatatttgaaggaGGTATAGATACTttttatatacacgtatgtaaaaGGAATGTTAAATGTTGTCGAAAAGAAATTTTAAGGTAAGCTAATTTTTATATCTTAATTTATTAATGAGTGTATAATTCTTGTTACATGATGATAATCAGGCACAACGACTGAGTACATTAGACAGTGATAGGGAGAAACCACTGCACATTTTCAGGAACCTGATATATTTTATGCCGCAACAGAGTGAGTCGAAATAAATACAAGGGACCTTACTCGTCTGTCACTTACTGGTACTCGTACGCCATACAGTGCATGCGCCATTTTTTGCTTTAAGTTTGCTTTTTATCACAGCCGTCACTAGAAAATTTTTGCACAGAAAAATTGAACACAGGTAAAGTCTCCGGGGAAACGGTGATGAGGCAAGAAGtgatttcagaaaacacaaaatctctCTCAACTTGTGATTCTAATAATACCTTATAGACACGCATTCATGGGATAAGACTAAGCCTAAAAAAGCCAATGTGCGCTAAAGGTctagcttgtctagtggtgagagtgatgtaaagcgagcgcgAGAGAGTCTCTTGTTAtaccataatatttatttttaaaaacataccTTTACTTCTAGAACTGGTTTGTAGAATGTTTAATACTGAAATGTTCTccattttcacatatacatgtacacgtgcttTTTATCGAACACGTTCTCTGAAGAATGTCATCCCTGTTTTTACCTAAAAGGGTACCGATTGCACCGCGTCTATATGaagtgtgtacatttgttattatgttttattctgttttattgtttacatgtCACAAGGccttcacatttacctgtaactATACAACTCGTCTCTACAGTGTCACTTTTGTTCCACCTGTTCTGACCGTACACCCTGAAGCTGTATTGAGCCCCATCGTCTAGACTCTCCACCACTTTGCTCACAGTCATATTCTCTCCCAAGTCTGTTATATCATCATATATTACCCAATTACCTCCCTTCTTTTTGTACTGGAGTTTGAATATCTGAGAGGAACCGCCATTAAAACAGGAAATCCACGTGACATTGGCCACACGGTTTTCACATAAGATGGTTGTTAAAGTGGGTGGGCACGGACGATCTGGAATATATGACAATCAATAAGAATATGGATTTCTGACtcttaagctgaaaaacatcGACTTTTCTCTAGATCTCTCAACTTTTTGCGAACCTCAAAAGTTGATATCATGCTTTATTACATTCTGTTGCCTAGAAAATGCTTCTCACTGTCGTGGCATAACCTAAATACTGTATGCTTTAATATGCAAGGTACCCACTTCAagtagtttcacgcctcaagaactaacatgttttattacattctaTTACCTAGAAAATGCTTCTCACTGTCGTGGCATAACCTAAATACTGTATAATGTAATAGGCAAGGTATCCGCTTCCAGTAGTTTTACACCTCAAAAACtaacatgttttattacattctaTTACTTAGAAAATACTTCCAACTGTCGTGGCATAACCTAAATACTGTATACTTTAATATGCAAGGTACCCACTTCAAGTAGTTTAACGCCTCAAGAACtaacatgttttattacattctaTTACCTAGAAAATACTTCTCACTGTCGTGGCATAACCTAAATACTGTATAATGTAATAGGCAAGGTATCCGCTTCCAGTAGTTTTACACCTCAAAAACtaacatgttttattacattctaTTACTTAGAAAATACTTCCAACTGTCGTGGCATAACCTAAATACTGTATACTTTAATATGCAAGGTACCCACTTCAAGTAGTTTAACGCCTCAAGAACtaacatgttttattacattctaTTACCTAGAAAATGCTTCCAACTGTCGTGGCATAACCTAAATACTGTATGCTTTAATATGCAAGGTACCCACTTCAagtagtttcacgcctcaagaactaacatgttttattacattctaTTACCTAGAAAATACTTCTCACTGTCGTGGCATAACCTAAATACTGTGTAATGCAATAGGCAAGGTATCCACTTCCAGTAGTTTTACGCCTCCAAAACtaacatgttttattacattctaTTACCTAGAAAATACTTCTCACTGTCGTGGCATAACCTAAATACTGTATAATGTAATAGGCAAGGTACCCACTTTGCTACTACCtgtagtttcacgcctcaaaaactaaCTTCTCGTTACGTCATAGTCGCTGTCATGTAACATGTAGGAGAGGTCAGAGGCCTTTTATaaccatgcatatacatgttcagtACCGGTACCAGGGACGCTAATAGGGTTTTACCAGGTTCAGCATTAGATTCAAAcatgaaaaatacagaaatttataatgtacatgtagggctcTAGGTCTTGCAGGTCAGACTGGCGAAGATGTTGCACTTGGGGAAGAAAATGTTATAAAGATGTGTCTCGATGTCCGCGTTTAAAATACACGtatctttcatttttatgtgtacatatagcatGTCTCAAGTAATTAACCTAATGCTCTTTCATCACCTAACCAGTTAGGAAAGggtgtatattttttcagataaaaatgttttaaaattggtCTGGTAATACTTCTGCTTCAGTGTTTCAGTcacaatacatatgtaaattacTTAATTCTCTTTAAAATTATGACATGGGCATGGATATTTTATATAAACACGGTGATTAGAAATGTATTTACTAATTTGAGCGTTATTTATTGCTGTTTCATGTGTACCAAGGTTTGTGAGTGAAGGAAGCTCTGAATGGCACAGGCTCAGAAAATTTTATATATAGCATGGACAAGAAGAACAATGCCTTGCCTATTAAGTTAAAAGATATGATGGTCTCAGAAGATCCCACGTCATTTTCAGCAACAAATTTGTATTCCCCGAAGTCATCATGTTTAACGTCAGAGATTTCTAGTTCCGCCACGTGACCAGAAAGCAGGACTTTGGTGTCGTAAAACAGAAATTCGTGCTCAGCCTCCATCACGTGACTTTGGAATTTACTCCCGGGTGTGTTGGGTACGACTAGTCTTTCTGATATCGTGTTGGCCATGTTGCTGGACAGTTTGTACCACGTGAGGCTCACATAGGCGGGATACGACACAAACTTAAACATCAGTTTGATATTTTCACCCAGGGCTGCTGCTTGTTGTTTGATTTGACTGGGAAACTGTGGTCGGGCTGGAGAAGAAAATGGAAAAGAATAAGGTACACATCTACCTCAACCACACTAACATACTGGTGCTTACAAGaattccccggggctctgcccgatttctttccaccataatgcttgagtacggcgtcaaacaaataaatgaataaaaaataaatgttatagtATAGTTATAAAAGTTGGATGAGGACATCACGACCGACGCCCCGCGGGTCGTTGCACGCTGCACACGTGCGACATGTACTGTCCTCGTGCCACGGACAGCGACTCGCGGCCGTCATACAAGGGGACGAGGATTATGTCGTGCACGTCCATTCTCCCTTCAGGCCTTTATAGCGATACCTCGTCCCCTTGTGTCACGGCCCACTTGTCGCAGCCCACTAGTTGCGGCACATGGACGGTACCATTTGTGCGCGATTTTCTCCGTCATCGTGTGGACGGCCGTGATCCGAGGGGCGCGGTGTAAGATGGCTTCCTCCGGTTTCCATACAGTTTGATGGTCAAAAGTAAAAATCCAGTGATAGAGCCATCAAATGCTATATACATATTACCATAATCAAAAGCCTACGAAAACAACACATAAATCTATGTGTCCTAGTATAGCGTAATTAACAATAGATTTAAAACATATGTTCAAAATCACTTTTAAGACGTTCATTTTTTGCTATCAGCATTTTGATGTTAGGGAACCACACTCGTGACTCATTTTCTGTATATAGTtaatcacatatatgtatatagttccTCGAGTCCATTTGCAATTATCCAAAAAGAGCTGTATATTTTAATGCAGACCACTGATGTTAAACTTTAACATTCAGATCATGCTGTGTACGTTTACATCAAATATAGTACTTAATAATATCTGAGGCATTTCACGCGTGGGATCCACATGGGGAGAGATGTGGACTTCTGAAGATGACCTGTATACGGAGATTCCGCCTTGTATCCACATGGAATGGTATAATATTTCATCTGCAATTTTATCTCGTTCTGTGCAAGAAAAGGGTTTTAGAATGCATAGATTGTGTGATTTAGAAATTAATTTATTGCTTGGCCACTGAAAGTGAGTCAACTAGAATTTAAGAAGTATAGGCTGTGAAATAGTTATCTGTAACGATTAATTGCTCGTGCTTTTTTTTCAATATGTAGAACAGAAAGTATTAATGTTCTTTTCGTCTTCCTTCTTTTGGGGAGGAAAGGGAGGCGGGTATAGGGATTTATCTGGTAAAATTTTGGCTTGCTGGGTAAAATCATAATTTCTGTTACTTTCTACAAACATTTTGTTGTGATCTCCCGAAAATATGTGTtctcaaaaaagaaattttaaattcctaaaatatacatgacaaacacacagacagaaaTTAGAATTTATTAAAGAAGGTCAATGTAGAAAATTCctgaaaactgatttgttttacaactaattctaaggatttatttatttatttgattggtgttttacggcgtactcaagaatatttctcttatacgacggcggccagcatactggtgggaggaaaccgggcagagcccggcggcaacccacgactatccgcaggttgcaggcagacggccggagaggaagctagatgggcttgaactcacagcgactgcactggtgagagtcttctgggtcattaggcagggttggcgtgctaacctccttgGTCACGCAGGCGCCCTGAGATGGAAAGTCTCCCActgatattttaatatatttatatatctatgtaaACTGATATAGTTATTGATCTCTATTATCAGAGCATTTGCCCACTTTAATGTTTCTTTAATTCCACTTGTCTTCTGTCAGTATGGCGGACATACCTGTAAGCCACACTCTGTAAGCGAGAAATGCCAAAATTACCACGGAGTCTCCTAAAGGGTTTCCTAATTCGATATTTCTGCAAATTGATATTGGGATATATTTGGTTTATACCACACATTGCATTAcaacaaagaatttaaaataatacttaTCTTCATTGAAGATACACTACAGATACAGAATGAAGATTAATGAAGATGTACCTAATTACATAAAAGGACAATATCAAGGACTTGTTTCCATTGCTCATTTAAGGGCGTAAACTAGAAGGTTAGTTGTACAGCAATTCaggtgtatttttctttttttttccttttgttcttGGAAGTTCCATAGTTCATATCACTAAATGTATGAGTTTAAAAGCATGTAACTTGTAGATAAACAATCAGCCCTGAATTACAGCTGTGCTTAGAGATTGGAAAATGTTGGTAGGTTTCCCCCGATGGATATGTATGTGGGCTTGTTTTGGGTTGTTTTTGTGGTAATAAGATTTAACTGTTGATAGAACAATATACAGTCAAGCCGATTTCTGAGAAATACCGGTTACATATGGACACCGCTAACATCAGTGACTGGAATTCTGACCTGTTTTCATAAC from Liolophura sinensis isolate JHLJ2023 unplaced genomic scaffold, CUHK_Ljap_v2 scaffold_186, whole genome shotgun sequence includes:
- the LOC135481496 gene encoding hemicentin-2-like, with translation MYSSKLFHTDPPQDGVSLSGYVNNTAVESGETLNLTCQVREGNPPPTLTWSSRCGQKNTVSGNDGHGPKFTSCKSSYIFVENVTAELSCTTWAKPEPTISWSRGGQPNDLSVTNHRYTSVVRFGKINRTDSGAYIVTASNNVKRVERTVNVSVYYPPDVSVVLVSGENVTEGNPLQLECRAEAVPQNYIYSAWSRTIGGRPVPLIISSPGKSLSISEVTFRDQGIYRCGATNGIGSAKRGQLGVRVRARPQFPSQIKQQAAALGENIKLMFKFVSYPAYVSLTWYKLSSNMANTISERLVVPNTPGSKFQSHVMEAEHEFLFYDTKVLLSGHVAELEISDVKHDDFGEYKFVAENDVGSSETIISFNLIDRPCPPTLTTILCENRVANVTWISCFNGGSSQIFKLQYKKKGGNWVIYDDITDLGENMTVSKVVESLDDGAQYSFRVYGQNRWNKSDTVETSCIVTGTTRDLAGPVAGGISAAIVVLGVALLVVFMFRRRKQGVRSSGETDYRVFVKRT